A genomic segment from Tessaracoccus defluvii encodes:
- a CDS encoding helicase-related protein, which yields MFSFPGARTLLLSATPYKPFTNSDEIDDDHYRDFFATIDFLFAHDVTGADRVRATLADYRGALLGGDDGLAAATAVREALLPVMSRSERPDSAVGTTPRLLDVPPPTADDLREYADLRRFGDAIGAPVSLEYWKSIPYFANFMDNYRPGVRAREWFGTPRGAEAEQILGRTRALTRERIEAREWLDLGNGYLRALADETVGRGWWRLLWMPPSMPYLKPGRVYREVGRASADLGGVTKRLVFSAWSGVPTAVASLLSYVADRSVARATSEREEYSSRLTYRQVDGGAGSLSTLALFWPHPELARLGDPLAAARRAGRAVSRPELLRHTQAALPNGPRTTRPWDAFFSVPGLVPEGVNPLDAVTAVTADDGDTASLGLRAHVERAAAASSADPLTHRDLALLAAFAPGVTALRAVERIAGGSSTAPGRWRAAFRLADALRRFFNREDSVGPILAAYPGKAPYWRSLLSYCADGNLQAVVDEYLFQLRSELGGREVDDAALELIVTRFDGAVSLRPARYVAHDTSAAREQIPLPARFALRYGGASAAEDSQQAARQSEVRAAFNSPFAPFVLATTSVGQEGIDFHWWCHSVVHWNLPSNPVDFEQREGRVNRFGGHAVRRNVAGRHWSDVLASTAPDPWAAAFEAASAASSAASSGGDWGEFAPWWCYPSQPGTGEARVERVIARYPLSRDQAKYQQLTNSLALYRLALGQPRQEDMLELLQLRGVSGTDVATIDLRPPRHDGPGPVS from the coding sequence ATGTTCTCGTTCCCGGGCGCCCGCACCCTGCTGCTGTCCGCCACCCCCTACAAGCCCTTCACGAACAGCGACGAGATCGACGACGACCACTACCGGGACTTCTTCGCCACCATCGACTTCCTGTTCGCCCACGACGTCACCGGCGCCGACAGGGTGCGCGCGACGCTGGCCGACTACCGCGGGGCGCTGCTGGGCGGCGACGACGGCCTCGCGGCGGCCACCGCGGTCCGCGAGGCCCTTCTGCCCGTCATGTCGCGCTCCGAGCGCCCCGACAGCGCCGTCGGCACGACCCCACGGCTCCTCGACGTTCCGCCACCCACAGCCGACGACCTGCGCGAGTACGCCGACCTGCGCCGGTTCGGCGACGCCATCGGCGCGCCGGTCAGCCTGGAATACTGGAAGTCGATCCCGTACTTCGCGAACTTCATGGACAACTACAGGCCGGGTGTCCGGGCCCGCGAATGGTTCGGAACTCCCCGCGGGGCAGAGGCCGAGCAGATCCTCGGCCGGACCAGGGCGCTCACGCGCGAGCGGATCGAGGCGCGCGAATGGCTCGATCTCGGCAACGGGTACCTGCGGGCTCTGGCGGACGAGACGGTCGGGCGGGGCTGGTGGCGCCTGCTGTGGATGCCGCCGTCGATGCCGTACCTCAAGCCCGGCCGGGTGTACCGGGAGGTGGGCCGGGCGTCGGCGGACCTGGGTGGGGTGACCAAACGCCTGGTGTTCTCGGCCTGGTCCGGGGTCCCGACCGCCGTGGCGTCGTTGCTGTCGTACGTCGCGGACCGGTCCGTGGCCCGGGCCACGAGCGAGCGGGAGGAGTACAGCAGCCGCCTCACGTACCGCCAGGTCGACGGCGGGGCCGGCTCTCTGTCGACGCTGGCACTGTTCTGGCCACACCCGGAGCTGGCCCGCCTGGGCGATCCGCTCGCCGCCGCGCGACGGGCCGGCCGCGCCGTCAGCCGCCCCGAGCTTCTGCGTCACACCCAGGCGGCGCTACCCAACGGGCCCCGGACGACCCGCCCCTGGGACGCCTTCTTCTCGGTCCCGGGGCTGGTCCCGGAGGGGGTGAACCCCCTGGACGCCGTGACGGCGGTCACTGCGGACGACGGCGACACCGCCAGCCTCGGCCTCCGCGCCCACGTAGAGCGGGCGGCGGCCGCGTCGTCGGCCGACCCCCTCACCCATCGGGACCTGGCGCTGTTGGCCGCCTTCGCCCCCGGCGTCACCGCTCTGCGCGCCGTGGAGCGGATCGCGGGCGGCTCATCGACGGCCCCCGGTCGGTGGAGAGCCGCCTTCCGGCTGGCGGATGCGCTGCGCCGCTTCTTCAACCGCGAGGACTCGGTGGGGCCGATCCTGGCCGCCTACCCCGGCAAGGCGCCCTACTGGCGGTCCCTCCTCTCCTACTGCGCCGACGGGAATCTGCAGGCCGTGGTCGACGAGTACCTGTTCCAGTTGCGCAGCGAGCTGGGCGGCCGCGAGGTCGACGACGCGGCGCTCGAGCTGATCGTCACCCGCTTCGACGGGGCGGTGTCGTTGCGGCCGGCGCGCTACGTCGCGCACGACACCAGCGCGGCACGCGAGCAGATCCCCCTGCCCGCGCGGTTCGCCCTCCGGTACGGCGGCGCGAGCGCAGCCGAGGACTCACAGCAGGCCGCCCGGCAGAGCGAGGTGCGGGCCGCGTTCAACTCACCGTTCGCGCCGTTCGTGCTCGCGACGACGAGCGTCGGCCAGGAGGGGATCGACTTCCACTGGTGGTGCCACAGCGTCGTCCACTGGAACCTGCCCTCGAATCCGGTCGACTTCGAGCAGAGGGAGGGCCGGGTCAACCGGTTCGGCGGTCACGCGGTGCGCCGCAACGTGGCCGGGCGGCACTGGTCCGACGTGTTGGCTTCCACCGCCCCGGACCCCTGGGCCGCGGCGTTCGAGGCCGCGTCCGCCGCCTCGTCCGCCGCCTCGTCCGGCGGCGACTGGGGCGAGTTCGCGCCGTGGTGGTGCTACCCGTCGCAGCCCGGCACCGGCGAGGCGCGCGTGGAGCGGGTCATCGCCCGCTACCCGCTCAGCCGGGATCAGGCGAAGTATCAGCAGCTGACCAACTCCCTGGCCCTGTACCGCCTGGCCCTCGGCCAGCCACGGCAGGAGGACATGCTCGAGCTGTTGCAGCTGCGCGGTGTCAGCGGCACCGACGTCGCGACGATCGATCTGCGTCCGCCCCGCCACGACGGGCCTGGCCCGGTCAGCTGA